The sequence AGTCTCCGCCGACGGCAAGTCGCAGGTGGTCGAGACCAAGAACATCGTCATCGCTACCGGCTCCGACATCGCGCGCCTCAAGGGCATCGAGATCGACGAGAAGCGTGTCGTGTCGTCGACCGGCGCGCTGTCGCTGGACAAGGTCCCCGGCAAGCTGCTGATCGTCGGCGCCGGCGTGATCGGTCTCGAACTCGGCTCGGTGTGGAAGCGCCTCGGCGCCGAAGTCGTCGTGGTCGAATTCCTCGACCGCATCCTGCCCGGCATGGACGGCGAGATCGCCAAGCAATTCCAGCGCATCCTTGAGAAACAAGGCTTTGCGTTCAAGCTCGGCGCCAAGGTCACCGGCGTCGACACCTCCGGCAAGACGCTGAAGGCGACGGTCGAGCCCGCCGCCGGCGGCACGGCGGAGACATTGGAAGCCGACGTCGTCCTCGTCTGCATCGGCCGCGTGCCCTACACCGACGGGCTCGGGTTGAAGGAAGCCGGCGTTGCGCTCGACGCGCGTGGTCGCGTGCAGATCGATCCGCATTTCGCCACCAGCCTGAAGGGCGTCTATGCCATCGGCGACGTCGTTGCAGGCCCTATGCTTGCGCACAAGGCCGAGGACGAAGGCGTTGCAGTCGCCGAGATCATCGCGGGACAAGCTGGCCACGTGAATTACGATGTCATTCCAGGCGTCGTGTATACCACGCCGGAAGTCTCCTCCGTCGGCAAGACCGAGGAGGAACTCAAGCAGGCGGGTGTGGCTTACACGGTCGGAAAGTTTCCGTTCACCGCCAATGGCCGTTCCAAGGTCAACCAGACCACTGACGGCTTCGTGAAGATTCTCGCGGATGCGAAGACCGATCGCGTGCTCGGCGTGCACATTATCGGCCGCGAAGCCGGCGAAATGATCCACGAAGCTTGCGTTCTCATGGAGTTTGGCGGCAGTGCGGAAGATCTCGCGCGCACCTGCCACGCGCATCCGACCCGCTCGGAAGCCGTCAAGGAAGCCGCGCTTGCGGTGGGCAAGCGGGCCATCCATATGTAACGACGCGCCCAGCACGGAAGCGGACGGGAAACATATGCTGCGCCGCCTTCTTCAACCACTCTGGGTCCTGCTGGCGATCGTCTTCCTGATCGAAGCCTGGCTGTGGGACCATCTCGAGCCGATCGTTGCCAAGGTCGTCGCAGCCATCCCGCTGGCGCGCTTCAAGCAATGGCTGACGGAGCGCGTCGATTCGCTGTCGCCGGCCATGACGCTGCTTGTGTTCGCGGTCCCGGTCATTCCGCTGTTTCCGCTCAAGCTCGTCGGCCTGTGGCTGCTCGCGCACGAATACTGGACCGGTGCGTTCTTTACGATCGTGTTCGGTAAGCTGGTCGGCGTCGGCGTCACCGCCTTCGTGTTCGACGTGACGCGCGCCAAGCTGCTGGAGATGCGTTGGTTCGAGCGGATCTATGATCTGGTGCTGAAGGTGCGCGCCAAGGCTGCCGCGCTGGTCGACCCGATCAAGCGGCGCATCCGGGAGCTGATCGCTGGGGACGGCGAAGGCTGGTCGTCACGCACGCTGCGTCTGATCCAGCGCTTCAGGAAGAGCGTGCACCAGGCGCGGTAGTCCCGCCGCTTGTACACTGTCATCGCCTCATACTCGCTGTCATTGCCCGCGAAGGCGGGCAATCCAGTATTCGAGAGGCAGCGAGGCTGGAACCGAGGTGTCGCGGCGTACTGGATGCCCCGCCTTCGCGGGGCATGACACTGTCTGTGTGGCGGACGCGGGTTTGTCCGCATCACCCTCAATGCAAATGCAACAGATGCGGCCACCACAGGCCGAGCGCGGTCATGATCAGGCCGGCGACCGTCAGCACGCCGCTGACATAGGCGAGCGCCAGCATACCGGTGATGATGGTCGCCGACGCCAGCACGATGCCGATCTGGAAGGCGGCCGAGGCCAGCTCGAAATGATGGTATTTCGCGGTCGCCTCGTCGCGCGCGTGCTCGGCGTGCTTGGCCTTGTCCGCGAGCTGCTCGGTGCCTTCGCCGGTCTCGGGCTCGGAGCGGTAGCGCTGCGCGGTCTTGGTCCAGTCGTCGACCTGCTTCTGCACCGCCGCCTTCATGGCGTCGTCGCTCGTGCCGCCCAACGTCAGCTTGCCCTGCTCGGCCGCGGTCAGCACCACGGTGCGGCGGATGCTCTTGGCCTGGAAGAACGCCCAGAGATTGGCAGCCTCGACGTTCTTGCTGATCGATTCGGTCTGGGCACCTTTGCCGAGCGTCTCCGAGATCGCCAGAAATAGCGCCAGAACGGCAATCAGAAGCGCGATCTTCTTGTTCGAGCCGGACGCGTGTTCGGCGTGCTCGGCATGCTCCATGCTTTCATGTGCGCTCATGATTTCCCTCTTGGTCGGTTCCGCAACGATTGACCGAACCGCGGCTGCCGCGCAAGAGGCACACACGTTGTGACAGCTTCATGTCAGGATTCAGCGGCTATTCAACGCCGCGGATGCGCGCTCGCATACACTTCGAGCAACCGCTCGGAATCGATGCCGGTATAGACCTGCGTGGTCGAGAGCGAGGAATGGCCGAGCAGCTCCTGGATCGCGCGCAAATCGCCGCCGCGCGAGAGCAGATGCGTGGCGAAGGAATGACGAAGCGCGTGCGGCGTGGCGCTGTCGGGGAGGCCGAGGGCACCGCGCAGCCGCTCCATCGCG comes from Bradyrhizobium sp. CCGE-LA001 and encodes:
- the lpdA gene encoding dihydrolipoyl dehydrogenase — encoded protein: MATYDLVVIGTGPGGYVCAVRAAQLGMKVAVVEKNATLGGTCLNVGCMPSKALLHASEMFEEAGHSFAKMGVSVSAPKLELPAMMNFKQQGIDGNVKGVEFLMKKNKIDVLKGTGKILGAGKVEVSADGKSQVVETKNIVIATGSDIARLKGIEIDEKRVVSSTGALSLDKVPGKLLIVGAGVIGLELGSVWKRLGAEVVVVEFLDRILPGMDGEIAKQFQRILEKQGFAFKLGAKVTGVDTSGKTLKATVEPAAGGTAETLEADVVLVCIGRVPYTDGLGLKEAGVALDARGRVQIDPHFATSLKGVYAIGDVVAGPMLAHKAEDEGVAVAEIIAGQAGHVNYDVIPGVVYTTPEVSSVGKTEEELKQAGVAYTVGKFPFTANGRSKVNQTTDGFVKILADAKTDRVLGVHIIGREAGEMIHEACVLMEFGGSAEDLARTCHAHPTRSEAVKEAALAVGKRAIHM
- a CDS encoding DUF4337 domain-containing protein, which produces MSAHESMEHAEHAEHASGSNKKIALLIAVLALFLAISETLGKGAQTESISKNVEAANLWAFFQAKSIRRTVVLTAAEQGKLTLGGTSDDAMKAAVQKQVDDWTKTAQRYRSEPETGEGTEQLADKAKHAEHARDEATAKYHHFELASAAFQIGIVLASATIITGMLALAYVSGVLTVAGLIMTALGLWWPHLLHLH